A region from the Plasmodium berghei ANKA genome assembly, chromosome: 9 genome encodes:
- a CDS encoding nucleic acid binding protein, putative, translating into MSGTFTNLNIESGYFNDELKEENNEANFMHTNISMLIRAYKRDRNKLTIWNKKLNLIKIVGFVLSIEEKKEFIIYTIDDTTGYIKAKYLLTYSFNSSHEKKNDIKINDIIQIFGVCNTISINEDLSISISSINKLNSFNYLCHHHLLVFHNYLKYLENKKNTKEDEKVQCDENENSNTQNNANPFFNSFFY; encoded by the coding sequence atgtctGGCACATTCACAAACTTAAATATTGAAAGCGGTTATTTTAATGATGaattaaaagaagaaaataacgAGGCAAATTTTATGCATACAAATATTAGTATGTTAATAAGAGCATATAAAAGAGATAGAAATAAGCTAACCATttggaataaaaaattaaatctTATTAAAATAGTTGGATTTGTATTAAGtattgaagaaaaaaaagaatttataatttacaCAATTGATGACACTACAGGATATATAAAAGCAAAATATCTTTTAAcatattcttttaattcctcacatgaaaaaaaaaatgatataaaaataaatgatataatacaaatatttgGGGTTTGCAATACTATTAGTATAAATGAGGATTTAAGTATATCCATAAGttctattaataaattgaaTTCATTCAATTATTTATGTCACCATCATTTGTTAGtatttcataattatttaaaatatttagaaaataaaaaaaatacaaaagaAGACGAAAAAGTACAATGTGACGAAAACGAAAATAGCAACACACAAAATAATGCCAACCCATTCTTTAACTcatttttctattaa